The DNA sequence AATTTCCCTTCATTCTATGGGTAGTTCAAGCTAGACAATGCCATGAACTACCTGCTGaaagtggttttcttttcttgacGGACTAAAAGTCAGGGAAGCAGAATGTGGCTGCCAAATTGGGGCACAATGTGGTAAAGTCTAAAGCCAAATATAACTTATTTGTCTGGCCAAAAACTACAggtaggttttgttttgttctgaataGATTGTCACCATTTTGTACTGTCTACTTTtgacaaatgttaatttaaaaatgctgaacATGAGCATTTAAATATATCCAAAGACAATGAAAGTGGTGTATGAGCAAAGCCAGCAAAAGACACAGGAAATTACTACAGCAGCTCAGCGGATTTCCAAGCCACATGATGCAGCCAAAAACTGCTATATAAGGCAAATTACTCAGAGCCCTTTTCCCTACATTACAGGAATAAACAGGCAATATCTGATGCAAATACCACTGTGTAAAACCACCACTTaggttattattatttgtcaAGGCAACCCTAGGGAATTTTAAGGATAAAGTTTATAGAAAACACTTATGCATCTGTTAAATAGTAATGAATACAGAGAACATGGACTTTACTAAGTGCAAGAATAGCACATGGGAATAACATTCTATTTTTACACTTCCTCAAActgcaggttaaaaaaaaaagtggaactCATGATGACACCTGATGGCCACAAGCAACATTGGTCCTGagactgaagaaaaacaaaaacaatggtatgttgcaattacacacattacacatcACCAAGCAAAACTAAAGACTAAAGATACCTCTACCATGTGGTTCTTTAACGTCTTTCATGCACAGCATGGACCGAAGACTGCTGTGTGAATTTATGGTCCAGACTGTGTCCTCGTGCTGTATTATACAGCTGAAGTCGCAAAGAACCAGTTGACATTGGATTGTATTTTAGTTGTCTGTCTTCACCTCCTTGCACTTTTACACCAGTTGACTTCATGAATATTCCCCGCAGCTGGTGAATAAGTCGACTGTGTTGCAGCATGCTTACTTAAGCCACTGGTCAACTTGAAAGCGGAAGTTTCTCTTCAGTGCGGCATTTGTCTTACGTAACTTTGTCTTTCTATCAGCGAGCTGCAGTGATAAAATCGTAACCGTTTTCCATTCCGAACAGATTTcactgtagatttaaaaaaaaacgatttGAAAATCACTAAGCAGCACTACTGGTAAAGCTAGACCACGCTGAATAAGAACATTTTGTTCTGAAGTGTGCACGTCGTGCCACAATGTAAGAGGAGCAcgcaaacaaaagaaactgatCTTTCTGTAGCATGGTCACTAGCACGTCAGGTCACATCTGAGCCTAAAtcccatgtaaaaaaaacaacaaaacaaaatcaaagaatGTGCAGAAAAGCAGGGTACAACCGAAAACATCAGACCTGCCTGCTGCTGCCTGTGCTCAAACTATGCTCGCTATGACCTATGCGTGGCGCGCCAAATAAGCTATTCACTATGTGCAAAATATTCAGCTTTCGACTTAAGAAGTTTTGCATACCGACCTGACTTTGATCCCAGGTGCAACAAATGTCCTTTCTTCTGGCCAGCCGAAGGTCGAgagtagattttaaaaagtggaaacCGTTGCATCAGCCCGACTTTAAACGTGATCCCAATCTGGGAGGATTTGGGAATGCGGAAATTAGGCTATGCCAGCCAAACGTAAGCAGGGATGTAAAAAAGTACATAGTGGGGGCAGAAGTGGGGAAGTCGCACCGCTCCTCCCATAAAGAAACACTAGGCCACATACCGCTGCAAAGTCGTGGCTCAGATGGAGGCATGCACGGCAAATACTATGCAACTATTGTTCGACGATAACCCCCAAAGAGTTCCATATAttaatttacacacatttaaataaacatagcTTGACTTGGTCTTAGATAAAAGCGattcaattaaaagaaaaacatgacacttgTACCTTAACTCTGCTTTGCATGCTATAAATATACTTTCAACTCCTTTGCAGAATTAATGTCTGGACCGAAAACCCAAGCAGCCACTTTATCAACTGCATTTTCCCCTTTTCATCTCGATTAGGAAAATgatttctttcaaaaaaaaattgcaatcgCCAAGCCCAAACACCACTGGGAATGTagatttattgtaattattcaGCAGCATAGATACGTAACCGATGCCCATTTtaggtatttttaattttaacaattaagtcaaaatctgaaaggtaaaaaaataaatcataagtTACATCTTGATAAGATATATAGTATATAGCACTGGATGTTTTCATGGAAAACtttcaacattttaacaatgagGTCAAACCACAGTTAATGACATTGAGGTATGTAGGTACTAAACATGAatgaatatgtaaatacaacatttttagCAATCAATACACTATTGAcaccaaaacacaaaaccatACTGTAACATTAAAATCCACAGTAATTCTTAGATCTAGTAACAGATCAGATATATAGCTTGAAAATTATTTGGGATTCCTCAGCATGCgtttaaaaatcaaaacttaCTTTAGTTCCtcctattaaaataaaagccatgcTTTTCGCTACATCACTCTGTTGGCTATGTATCTGGAGAAAGTCTATATGTTTGCTTAGTCACACACAAGACATTTTGTGAATGTATTCCTGTGTTACAGCACACTGTTGCATATGTTTATATCATTGCAAAGTGAGAAACCTGCAAACAGAAAACCCAGAGAGATACGACAGGTAATTGCCCTCGCTTACATTATAAGGCTAGGAGAGTTGGTGAGTTGAGGATATCAACAGACTCAGCTTTGACACCTCCACCTTTATGGCCATCTAGTCCCTCTGTGAGAGAGTCCAGCTCAGGACACGCAAAAGTGAACACGGAAAGGTAGCTGCTGCAGGTAGGAGTGGAGGTCACcacaggagtgctgagaggctCCAGGTCACCGGAAACAGACTTGTACAGGGTCTCCCAGTCCGAGACCCCGAGAGAGCTGCTCAGATCTATGTCTGGCACAGATCGAGCAGTTTCCATGGGGGTTCTCTCCTCCAAACCTGGCAGCATATTGTCCAGCAGCCCCTCCTTAATGTCCAGAGAGGGCTCAAGATCGCAGATGTTGATTTCAGCACTGGCACAGAGTAAGATGTTGGAGTTCCCAGAGATGGCTGTGGATGGGTCGCTGGGGATCTCCATGTCCTGGAGTGAAGGAGCTTCCTGGATGCCATCCTCTGGAAGCCGGTCCTCACCTGGACTGGGTGGTGGCCCTGGAGACGCGGAAGGCTCCTGGAAAATAGACTCCAGCTCCTCTGACATTTGACACACTGGTTTATGTGTTGCAAGTATAAATTCAAGCCGCTCTTTCTCTTTGAGGAGGTTGGCTATTTCTGTCTCCAGGGCTgctttttcctcctccagcttGTCTGTCTCCTTCAGACAGATCGACATCCAAAATCATCCACATAGGAAAATACACAACAGCAGGTGCTATTGACAGCTGAATAAATTCATCACTGTTTACTTACGGCTTGCAGTGTATCTGTGAGTTCCCTCCGTCTGTTGCGACACTTTGCTGCGGCCATTttattcctctctctccttatcctcttcttctcctcctcctctggagACAGCTGGGtggtaacaaaaacacatttgttaatAAGAGACTagccatttctttttctaatcCACTACAATTCGTTGTCAATTCACCCGCCTAAGAATGGCAAAAGCATGTTTCGCTGCAATGCGTCTAAAAATAGAACATTGTTGCAGACTTGCTGTGACCTGAATATAAATTAAGTGCCTAAGGAAGGCACACAGCCAGCACACGGCACCAGAGAAGCATGCACGATAGCACTGTTGCACGGAAGGATTTCAGATTGGCATATGTAAATTTACACTATCGACGATTCTGTCCAATAGCAAGGAGACTTCATCTGACCTGACCTACCTGCTCTGTTTTGCCCTTTCTGACAGCATTTTTCCCCTTATTCCCGCCCGCTTTGGGTGTTGCCTGGTGAGTGCTTTGCGGTTCATTGGCTTGCTTGCTACCCAGAGACGGGGAGACAGCTGTAATAATTGTAGGCTGGACCATCCACTGGAAATCTGGGGTAGAGGAAATTGCAGTGACTGTTGGAACAAACGGAGGGTCTTGAACGCTCATGTCTTGGCAGACCTCCTGAAAAACAATATAGCAATGAGGATAACAgtatagattttaaaataaatctattcCCATTCGATTAGTGGTTTCAGGTTTATCTTATTGTGACGGCAGCAGCTATCTATCTATGACGTTACAAATCatatatttaaagttgaaaGCAGAGGATGGCCTGTATGGATTATATTTGCTTGAAATATAACCGGCCAGAAATAGCCTTCTTCAGATCAATATTTGACTTTATCATTGTTTCTGACGTCAACACTGACGCAAAGATGCTGTGGAGTCTCCTgaatggatttatttttctcaatgAACCGCTGCATCGACACGCTCACATTTGGTCCCAGGACGTCGGAACTATAACAACACGAGCCGCAGtgacattttctcacatttccACCTGCCATGAGCTCTGGTAATTATATATCAAAAGCTATCAAAAATGAAGCTAAAGTATTAAGATAAcccaattaattaaaatgttataaatcagttccacccccccaccccctccccgcGAAGATAATAAGCATCGGGGCACTCAGTCTGTGGATCATATTAAAGGGCTATTTATCTGTTCGTAAACTCGGTGCCCCCGAGGCTTCATGCCGAATATGTGACCAACAAAGCCATTCATACCTTTGCATTGCTCTCTGAGGCAGATGCGGGAGAGCTCGCCTCTTCCTCTGGCGTCTTATGGCAGTGTGTCCCGACAGGAGACTCCGTCCGGCAGGTGGAAGAGACTGAATCCATGTCAGGCGACAGGTTGTTACGGTAAATCACGAGGAAAGGTAAACGCAAGTCCAAAGCAATGACAAATACGGGTGGCCTTCCGCTGGGAAGAGCGTCTCGGGTCCTTTCTCCAGGTATATACCTGGTAACTGGACGACTAGAATGCAAGCCCCTCCTTTTATGCTCTGCTACAATTTTATGAATGAACCAAGACTGTACCATCCGGGGAGAGCAAGGGGGGTCAGACTAACCACACAGGCACACGTTCTAGGTAAAAGAGAATAATTTTACCCATTAATATATTTCCTCtgttaatattaacatttttcgTAGAAATTATCAGGATTTAGTCTCTCGATGTATAGATATCAGATTTATGTAATATGGGTGAGAAACGTGAGCCTATTTATAAATAGCTagacaaataaaacagttaCTTTGCCAATGAAAAGTTGATGTTCTGGTATTTGATTTTAAGCCAGGCCATTAGAAAAATGATATACACAACACACAGATATTTGTTAGCTTAACTACTGTAAACACAAGAgtgacaaaggaaaagaagacaggTAAATGTGTCCTTGGCAATATagtacaaaaagacaaaatttcaCTGCGAGGTTAACGCAAAAATAGTTTGTTGACTGCATCTTACATATGAGCCagcttaaaaagcaaaaaatgatttttccctctttttatgTTATTCTAATGTAAAAAAGCCTGCTGTAGAGAGACATGCCTATTCCGAAGACAGAAATCGGTCTGTTAAACATAACGACACGATGTAGGGTTGTTTACTTGGAGAGGAGGTAGTGAAGAAGACAGAGTGGACAGGTGGGGGCAGAGAATACACGTGCCATGACACGGAAGTGGGACGGGGAAGA is a window from the Channa argus isolate prfri chromosome 16, Channa argus male v1.0, whole genome shotgun sequence genome containing:
- the fosaa gene encoding protein c-Fos yields the protein MVQSWFIHKIVAEHKRRGLHSSRPVTRYIPGERTRDALPSGRPPVFVIALDLRLPFLVIYRNNLSPDMDSVSSTCRTESPVGTHCHKTPEEEASSPASASESNAKEVCQDMSVQDPPFVPTVTAISSTPDFQWMVQPTIITAVSPSLGSKQANEPQSTHQATPKAGGNKGKNAVRKGKTEQLSPEEEEKKRIRRERNKMAAAKCRNRRRELTDTLQAETDKLEEEKAALETEIANLLKEKERLEFILATHKPVCQMSEELESIFQEPSASPGPPPSPGEDRLPEDGIQEAPSLQDMEIPSDPSTAISGNSNILLCASAEINICDLEPSLDIKEGLLDNMLPGLEERTPMETARSVPDIDLSSSLGVSDWETLYKSVSGDLEPLSTPVVTSTPTCSSYLSVFTFACPELDSLTEGLDGHKGGGVKAESVDILNSPTLLAL